One Rhizoctonia solani chromosome 2, complete sequence DNA segment encodes these proteins:
- a CDS encoding cytoplasmic protein, producing MTRSTESTRDLKEHIHVFNFPTNLLEVLSLRDSSLGETPAPVATPKRPVAPPQPTSSGSIPSCATCLGANLSDVKEQRDHFRSDWHRYNVKMRLQDPSHQPVSEEQFTKLVQDLAESLSGSESSTNSSSSEDAVSALLQRKQKRGIDYGQPDDDDLPTLPRSPIAWFHAPNEYPDTQFGVYTALFPTGTEPGDYTKALRNLQSDGPEDRLWTMLATAGGHFAGLVVRVKIPRQAESSRNKKAAPEMEIIKHKTFHRYTTRRKQGGSQSVNDNAKGPAKSAGAQLRRYGEQALREDIQGILAEWSEDVRKSELIFFRASVSNRKMFWDWENAPIKKGDHRLRSFPFPTRRPTQAELMRCLVELTRVKVSHLSEDALRALEESQRASIPKPKVPIAKAPVPEKPTKEKPAALSKEEEAIRDKWTRLMDMIIKGRIDPLKTFWEKNPDITVNTMVPEWAQASDRGLSTLLQVASAAGQEAVVRWLLEDQRADPTVPIPSGAVAASAFPSASDSDRRHLEQPDKHERRTILQQIDLLEMLFEDVLSPEMEAERDKKKNARRTNLRDKLREREKAREEQARAEELAAKEAEARERELAAQAKLSTPTTGPQKLGGSGGTSGANSMAGLTPEMRAKIERERRARAAEARLAGR from the exons ATGACCAGATCCACCGAATCTACCCGGGACCTGAAGGAGCATATCCATGTATTTAACTTTCCCACGAATCTTTTGGAGGTATTGTCACTGCGTGACTCCTCCCTTGGGGAAACTCCCGCTCCAGTAGCTACCCCCAAACGGCCTGTGGCACCACCACAGCCAACCTCATCGGGTTCTATCCCTTCATGCGCTACCTGTCTTGGAGCAAACCTGTCGGATGTGAAGGAACAACGGGACCACTTTCGATCAGACTGGCATCGGTATAATGTCAAAATGCGTCTACAAGACCCCTCACACCAACCTGTGAGCGAGGAGCAATTTACCAAACTGGTACAAG ACCTCGCTGAATCGCTCTCGGGATCCGAGTCTTCTACCAATTCCAGTTCATCTGAAGATGCAGTATCAGCCTTGCTTCAGAGGAAACAGAAAAGAGGGATAGATTACGGACAGCCAGACGACGATGATTTGCCAACCCTGCCGCGATCACCCATCGCCTGGTTCCATGCTCCTAATGAATACCCAGACACACAATTTGGCGTATATACCGCGCTGTTCCCGACAGGAACAGAGCCTGGTGATTATACCAAGGCTTTAAGGAATCTACAGAGCGACGGTCCCGAAGATCGTTTGTGGACAATGCTAGCGACAGCAGGCGGTCATTTCGCCGGGCTTGTTGTTCGCGTCAAGATCCCGCGTCAAGCAGAATCGTCTAGGAACAAGAAGGCAGCCCCGGAGATGGAAATTATCAAACACAAGACCTTCCATCGATACACTA CTCGACGAAAGCAGGGAGGGTCACAGTCAGTAAACGATAATGCGAAGGGGCCCGCCAAGAGCGCAGGAGCCCAGCTACGACGATATGGAGAACAAGCGCTACGCGAAGACATCCAGGGGATACTTGCTGAATGGTCTGAAGACGTTCGCAAAAGTGAACTTATATTCTTCAGGGCAAGTGTTTCTAACCGGAAGATGTTCTGGGATTGGGAGAATGCGCCCATTAAAAAAG GCGATCATCGTTTGCGTAGCTTCCCATTCCCCACTAGGCGACCA ACCCAAGCCGAACTGATGCGTTGTCTCGTTGAACTAACGCGAGTGAAGGTCTCGCATCTATCTGAAGATGCCTTGCGCGCGCTAGAAGAATCCCAACGAGCATCCATTCCGAAGCCCAAAGTTCCAATCGCCAAAGCCCCTGTACCTGAGAAACCTACCAAAGAGAAACCCGCTGCACTctccaaagaagaggaagccatACGAGATAAGTGGACGCGACTCATGGACATGATTATCAAGGGCCGCATAGACCCACTCAAGACGTTCTGGGAGAAGAATCCCGATATCACTGTCAATACCATGGTACCGGAGTGGGCACAGGCAAGTGACCGTGGATTGTCTACCCTTCTCCAAGTCGCGAGTGCTGCCGGTCAAGAGGCAGTCGTCAGGTGGCTCCTTGAAGACCAAAGGGCAGACCCGACTGTTCCTATCCCATCTGGCGCTGTTGCGGCATCTGCCTTCCCCAGTGCATCTGACTCGGATCGGAGGCACCTCGAGCAACCGGACAAGCACGAAAGGCGTACCATATTGCAGCAAATCGATCTACTAGAAATGCTTTTCGAAGA CGTTCTCAGTCCAGAAATGGAGGCGGAGCgcgacaagaagaagaacgcCAGGCGGACCAATCTCAGGGACAAACTACGTGAGCGAGAGAAGGCAAGAGAGGAACAGGCGCGCGCCGAGGAGCTTGCTGCCAAGGAGGCTGAGGCTCGGGAGAGAGAACTCGCGGCTCAAGCGAAACTCAGCACTCCAACTACTGGGCCACAAAAACTTGGAGGGAGCGGTGGAACCAGCGGTGCCAATAGCATGGCAGGTCTAACACCCGAGATGCGTGCCAAGATTGAGAGAGAGCGGCGAGCAAGGGCGGCAGAGGCTCGACTGGCAGGTCGATGA
- a CDS encoding mitochondrial carrier protein, which translates to MAEEIDYEALPSNAGIGVNMLAGAMAGISEHAVMFPVDSIKTRMQVITTSNVAVYSSLGNAVQRIASTEGLRTLWRGVASVILGAGPAHAVQFGTYEAVKEFAGDTKTGHLIAGACASISSEALMNPFDVIKQRMQLKDSAFRSVASCAKAVYRNEGLTAFYISYPTTLTMSVPFAAAQFTAYESIKRVLNPSDHYSPITHVTAGGMAGAFAAAITTPLDVAKTLLQTRGTSDDPRIRHARGMRDAFQIIYDRNGLKGFTRGLTPRVLTFMPSNALCWLCYEFFKMTIRTDDKK; encoded by the exons ATGGCCGAAGAGATCGACTACGAGGCACTCCCATCCAACGCCGGAATCGGTGTAAACATGCTGGCAGGTGCAATG GCTGGCATCTCCGAACACGCAGTAATGTTCCCGGTAGACAGTATCAAG ACTAGGATGCAGGTTATTACTACCTCGAACGTTGCGGTCTATTCAAGTTTGGGGAATGCCGTCCAGCGTATTGCGTCGACCGAGGGATTGCGTACGTTATGGAGGGGCGTCGCATCGGTCATATTGGGTGCTGGCCCGGCGCATGCAGTGCAATTCGGGACGTACGAAGCTGTGAAGGAATTTGCAGGAGATACTAAGACAGGCCATT TGATCGCTGGTGCCTGTGCGAGTATCTCGAGTGAGGCTTTGATGAACCCGTTTGATG TGATCAAGCAGCGAATGCAGCTCAAAGACTCTGCATTTCGGTCGGTTGCATCCTGCGCAAAGGCTGTTTACCGCAACGAGGGATTAACAGCATTTTACATTTCGTACCCGACAACTCTTACCATGTCGGTCCCATTTGCTGCAGCACAGTTCACGGCCTACGAGTCGATCAAGCGGGTCTTGAATCCATCAGATCACTACTCACCCATTACGCACGTGACGGCAGGAGGAATGGCAGGAGCGTTTGCTGCTGCGATTACAACCCCCTTGGACGTTGCGAAAACACTTTTGCAAACACGAGGAACGTCCGATGACCCAAGGATTCGACATGCCCGGGGGATGCGTGATGCTTTCCAGATTATCTATGATAGGAATGGACTCAAGGGTTTCACTCGAGGCCTTACACCGCGGGTGTTAACGTTTATGCCTAGTAACGCGTTATGTTGGTTATGCTATGAATTCTTTA AAATGACTATTCGTACAGATGACAAGAAGTAG
- a CDS encoding actin-interacting protein 3: MIDTNSPPLSPIEIKPEDLAQGITHARGARYPPPRAPADVLIAEVPIYTSRGKTVLAQVPLAWPSIVEHDPEVNLSVTRFLLTLQRLYDLYAAWGDHQAASEDVRGTFNDLVEKWHAVEDCYKDCCGASVKEAEVGLVTIRHLCGLTLDNEGPNWILMKDNQLQFTGSIRDDVISKLKELHHTPERVHPFSQFNSELDQGVRERGKHAFELNVPAVQTAVTRLLVATKQLLESLTNWSKGTMSENDVSDVYVQMGNDFNSAVAAFQAAGIDMTDLMSVPDDLRNILESALAEEATPENLDIYLPGVRAIIKNLLHGLRAKQHDYKLSGGSRRSDSVAGHDRSDSIASYRHEPTIPMPTPGGGEPWIGGFAPPQQGYGGQHPGEYPPQNQGSLPARTASRSSTTSTSQQAYGRGPQAYIHQPVQEEMTEDESTRGTTPRKSNHGRSLSRASASSGGGIAGDAPSRISSTAPLPPDIRRYTLTDGPPSSMNGDGTPRQQPSPGGGPVSNLPPAPPNVLVEPNSPSPGESVPPPPPPPQPTINRPMSPSPPPDTPTSDGPPAELNDKALSALKSGEALTRRASKRFSTYTYNKMTGTPTAPTTTTSSKNRRSMMAGSGPLSTGDLNALSEIDEASGSNKARRSRTLDPGRRGGFDAFAPPVPPLPQSIQRALPSTTEETAEEVEADDKPAEKVPDIPPTPKGPSPQPPLSPLPSNKPFPIFLQLESQVRKAEFEPGMTIASLRVLFVEKFAYNPGLDNFPDIYIRDPTSQVMYELEDINEVKEKSLLSLNIEPLGQIKQHIDAQMNALSQDLRELKSSVAADHVDPCHYRTELPPVRPTDEKFQKLARRLSSIRTDGLGLTSQSQSQPQPQPQSQYSMLQPQPTGASMMSHITNTSNYTMMSDAASIRIVSDLKNQFDEIVMLRRDLGVMRQLYLDFVEKTKASISNMRSQAQSVRQMAGTKVTGERAYIVAGREKLDSRTTNLLTKVEELQDNVENLRHDVVKRHVSPRPAAMKLLKESISTTATELQEIQEYIATVQPMWKQTWARELAGIVEEQEFLRHMTEFVEDLGADHAEVVKIFEDIQGVVSIRPSGQAARTGRVFRPAPAEDGQQAISNVLMQIRGSNVDPEQRMRAIEASQRQRKLDLSTRSDAFTQELSGYVQGKKLKLTGGAEEAERVRQKRNDVALKAMFGVVGGVGTGNLEAAGSQQSPSRSTGSGPSPQTPSSQLPTGEGGS, translated from the exons atgattgataccaacaGTCCCCCATTATCCCCCATTGAAATCAAGCCAGAAGACTTGGCCCAAGGGATCACTCATGCTCGAGGGGCCCGGTATCCTCCACCACGCGCACCCGCCGACGTTCTGATTGCGGAGGTCCCGATCTACACTAGCCGGGGTAAGACGGTACTAGCGCAAGTACCATTAGCTTGGCCGTCTATTGTTGAA CATGATCCGGAAGTGAATTTGAGTGTCACGCGCTTCTTGCTTACATTACAACGTCTTTACGACTTGTATGCGGCATGGGGAGATCATCAAGCTGCTAGTGAAGACGTTAGGGGTACTTTCAATGACCTGGTCGAAAAGTGGCACGCGGTAGAAGACTGCTATAAAGACTGCTGCGGAGCATCCGTAAA AGAGGCTGAAGTAGGCCTGGTTACGATACGACACCTCTGTGGGTTGACGCTGGATAACGAGGGGCCCAACTGGATCCTGATGAAAGACAATCAGCTACAATTTACGGGTAGTATAAGAGATGATGTCATCAGCAAGCTGAAGGAGCTACATCATACAC CAGAACGTGTCCACCCATTCTCGCAGTTCAATTCGGAGCTCGACCAGGGGGTCCGGGAGAGAGGGAAGCATGCGTTCGAGCTCAATG TACCTGCCGTACAGACTGCCGTTACTCGCCTGTTGGTCGCAACCAAGCAATTGTTAGAGTCCCTCACCAACTGGAGCAAAGGCACCATGTCAGAAAACGATGTCAGCGATGTCTATGTTCAAATGGGAAACGACTTCAACTCGGCAGTGGCTGCATTCCAGGCAGCTGGGATCGATATGAC CGATCTTATGTCTGTGCCCGATGATCTGCGAAACATTCTCGAATCGGCGCTCGCTGAAGAGGCAACACCTGAAAACCTGGATATCTACCTGCCAGGGGTTCGCGCCATCATCAAGAATCTGTTACATGGTTTAAGGGCTAAGCAACACGACTACAAGCTTAGTGGGGGGTCGCGTCGCTCGGATTCGGTCGCCGGTCATGACCGGTCTGACAGTATCGCCAG CTATCGGCATGAACCAACGATTCCTATGCCAACTCCTGGTGGAGGTGAACCATGGATTGGCGGGTTTGCTCCGCCACAACAGGGGTACGGGGGTCAGCATCCTGGAGAATATCCCCCTCAGAATCAGGGATCGCTTCCCGCTAGAACTGCCTCGCGCTCTTCCACAACATCAACATCGCAGCAAGCATATGGGCGCGGACCTCAAGCGTATATACATCAGCCCGTGCAGGAAGAGATGACAGAAGACGAATCGACTCGCGGCACGACTCCCAGGAAATCTAATCATGGAAGATCTCTGTCAAGGGCAAGCGCTTCGAGTGGTGGCGGGATAGCTGGCGATGCTCCGTCCCGTATATCGTCAACGGCACCCCTTCCTCCCGATATCAGGCGTTACACGCTAACGGATGGCCCACCGTCGAGTATGAACGGAGACGGGACACCACGCCAACAACCCAGCCCTGGGGGTGGTCCAGTTTCTAATCTTCCGCCAGCACCACCCAACGTGCTTGTCGAACCAAACAGCCCATCCCCGGGCGAATCCgttcctccccctccccctcctcctcAGCCGACTATCAATCGCCCCATGTCACCCTCCCCTCCGCCCGATACCCCAACCTCAGATGGCCCCCCAGCCGAGTTGAACGATAAGGCTCTTAGCGCGCTCAAGTCGGGTGAAGCGCTAACCCGTCGAGCATCGAAACGTTTCTCGACATATACATACAACAAGATGACTGGTACCCCGACTGCTCCTACGACTACGACATCTTCCAAGAATAGACGATCTATGATGGCCGGGTCGGGGCCGCTCTCGACGGGGGATCTCAACGCACTTTCCGAGATCGACGAAGCTTCGGGTTCCAACAAGGCGCGGCGGTCGCGTACTCTCGATCCTGGGCGGCGAGGTGGTTTTGATGCTTTTGCTCCACCAGTTCCTCCGCTTCCTCAGTCCATACAGCGAGCTCTTCCAAGCACAACGGAAGAAACTGCTGAAGAAGTTGAAGCAGATGACAAGCCTGCTGAGAAGGTGCCAGATATACCACCCACACCCAAGGGACCTTCGCCTCAGCCCCCGTTGTCCCCTCTCCCCTCAAATAAACCTTTCCCTATATTCCTTCAGTTGGAGAGCCAAGTCAGGAAAGCTGAATTTGAGCCTGGAATGACTATTGCATCACTTCGAGTCCTATTTGTCGAAAAATTCGCATACAACCCTGGACTGGATAACTTCCCGGACATATACATCAGGGATCCTACCAGTCAAGTGATGTATGAATTGGAAGATATTAACGAGGTCAAGGAAAAAAGCTTACTGTCGTTGAACATTGAAC CTTTGGGTCAAAttaaacaacacattgacgcTCAGATGAATGCACTCTCTCAAGACCTTCGCGAGCTCAAGTCCAGCGTGGCCG CCGACCATGTCGACCCCTGCCACTATCGCACCGAGTTACCTCCAGTTCGACCCACAGACGAGAAATTCCAGAAATTGGCCCGTCGCCTATCGTCGATTCGTACAGACGGACTCGGCCTAACCTCCCAGTCCCAATCGCAACCGCAGCCACAACCTCAATCCCAGTACTCGATGCTTCAGCCACAGCCAACAGGAGCATCCATGATGTCACACATAACCAACACCTCCAACTATACCATGATGTCTGATGCTGCATCTATACGCATAGTATCGGACCTCAAGAACCAATTCGACGAGATTGTTATGTTACGGCGGGACCTGGGTGTCATGCGTCAGCTGTACCTCGACTTTGTGGAAAAGACCAAGGCGTCCATATCGAATATGCGGTCCCAAGCTCAATCTGTGCGGCAGATGGCGGGAACAAAGGTTACGGGAGAGCGCGCGTATATTGTCGCCGGGCGTGAAAAGCTCGATTCGCGCACTACGAATCTCTTGACCAAGGTGGAAGAGCTCCAAGACAACGTTGAGAACTTACGACACGATGTTGTAAAACGCCATGTTTCTCCTCGTCCTGCGGCCATGAAGCTCTTGAAGGAGAGTATCTCTACCACTGCAACCGAATTGCAAGAAATCCAGGAATACATTGCCACAGTCCAACCAATGTGGAAACAAACCTGGGCCCGAGAGCTCGCTGGGATCGTAGAAGAGCAAGAATTCTTGCGTCATATGACCGAATTCGTAGAGGATCTTGGTGCAGACCATGCTGAAGTGGTCAAGATTTTCGAGGATATCCAAGGAGTAGTCAGCATTCGCCCTTCGGGACAGGCCGCGCGCACCGGTCGCGTATTCCGCCCCGCGCCAGCTGAGGATGGTCAGCAAGCAATCTCTAATGTCCTGATGCAGATCCGTGGCTCGAACGTCGACCCCGAACAGCGTATGCGTGCTATCGAGGCGAGCCAGCGTCAGCGTAAATTGGATTTGTCAACCCGGTCCGACGCATTCACGCAGGAGTTGTCAGGTTATGTACAGGGGAAGAAACTGAAGTTGACGGGAGGAGCCGAAGAAGCAGAGCGCGTCCGCCAGAAGAGGAACGACGTGGCTTTAAAGGCAATGTTCGGTGTTGTGGGTGGGGTCGGAACTGGGAACCTCGAAGCCGCCGGTTCTCAACAATCTCCGTCTCGCTCTACTGGTAGCGGCCCGTCACCACAGACACCTTCGAGTCAGTTACCCACTGGGGAAGGTGGCTCGTAA
- a CDS encoding thioesterase family protein — MVSPLSVPRVSTNRCYSKPSTAELAQTGVSESILEHEDPFKESRALARRYAKEHGYDLTSIWEENISWGHLDSFRHLNNVNYVRFFETSRMHMMYLIGLETNGAKGAKAVLEGHGVSIILKSIDVKFKRPVTYPDNLVIMQRPHNTSSSRFTLSAVAYSLAQRAPVASSEAICVWYDYDVWKKCDVDESTGIGLAIAKRGHSPVGKD, encoded by the exons ATGGTATCCCCACTCTCGGTCCCAAGAGTATCTACGAACAGGTGTTATTCAAAACCATCGACTGCAGAGCTTGCCCAAACTGGAGTTTCTGAGAGCATTCTTGAACATGAAGATCCTTTTAAAGAATCTCGAGCTTTGGCTCGTAGATATGCGAAGGAACATGGCTATGATCTAACATCCATATGGGAGGAGAATATCTCATGGGGACATTTGGACTCGTTTAG ACATCTAA ATAACGTGAATTATG TTCGATTCTTCGAAACG TCAAGGATGCACATGATGTATTTAATAGGCCTTGAAACCAATGGTGCTAAAGGAGCCAAAGCTGTATTAGAGGGACATGGGGTATCTATCATATTGAAATCTATCGATGTAAAATTCAAG CGCCCAGTCACATATCCGGATAATTTGGTCATTATGCAACGTCCCCACAACACATCTTCGTCTAGGTTCACTTTGTCAGCTGTCGCATACTCGCTGGCTCAACGGGCACCAGTTGCGAGCAGCGAGGCCATTTGCGTCTGGTATGATTACGACGTGTGGAAAAAATGCGATGTTGATGAGAGCACTGGTATTGGGTTAGCCATCGCTAAGCGAGGACACAGCCCGGTAGGCAAGGACTAA
- a CDS encoding DNA polymerase family B: MMAKDSTGSSRKRTEDDTQTNTKKRKVDNGLSAKKSLVGSQSLAESQEPSFVEILEQFEDGEAQAEGGRNLWPRPELKKFDPKTTSITFQQIDVDMFPGATGLVFGLFGVTPEGHSVLAHVTDFLPYFYIAMPRGYDPNEARAFMDHLNGQTAPGTVLKIEIVHKRSLWSYRLNARAEDETSPFLKITLSEARNVPKVRDEYMGLFNGPITTYESNMPFELRFMVDREIVGMNWVEAPAGAYELRSDSQKISTCQIELNIRYDLIKSYPADGEWSKVAPLRILSFDIECAGRKGIFPEASIDPVIQIANMVTVQGESSPFVRNVFTLDDCAHIVGSDVISFKNEDAMLLAWRAFVEEVDPDVVIGYNIANFDLPYLLDRARALKGASDGFPHLGRIKHYKTTTKDTHFSSKAFGQRDSKETQLNGRLQLDMLQYMQREQKLRSYTLNAVCAHFLGEQKEDVHHSVITDLQNGNAETRRRLAVYCLKDAYLPQRLMDKLMCFVNYTEMARVTGVPFNYLLQKGQQIKVISQLYRKANADGYVIPNMKAEGVDEQYEGATVIEPKRGYYDVPIATLDFSSLYPSIMMAHNLCYTTLLYKETIEQHGLVKGEDYIQTPNNDFFVTAKRRKGLLPTILEDLIAARKRAKADLKKETDPFKRAVLDGRQLALKISANSVYGFTGATIGRLPCLAISSSVTAYGREMIERTKHEVETEYCINNGREHDAEVIYGDTDSVMIKFGTTDLESTMALGAEAAELITAKFVKPIKLEFEKVYFPYLLINKKRYAGLYWTNPKKYDKMDAKGIETVRRDNCRLVQTVIETCLRKMLIDRDVKGAEDYTKQIISDLLQNRIDMSQLVITKALAKAAVEDYAAKQAHVELAERMKKRDAGSAPALGDRVAYVIVKAAKGAAAYEKSEDPLYVLENNIPIDTKYYLDNQLSKPLMRIFEPIKGEKEAATLLSGSHTRTIQIATPTIGGLMKFAVKTVTCLGCKTALKTSNSNMGAVCNNCRPRLMELYYKQACSRQTSDLQVAFARLWTQCQRCQGSLHQEVLCTSKDCPIFYMRKKAQKDVEESVAVLDRFTDESW, translated from the exons ATGATGGCCAAAGACAGCACAGGATCTTCGCGCAAACG AACCGAGGACGACACGCAAACAAATACTAAGAAACGTAAAGTTGACAATGGTCTGTCTGCGAAGAAAAGTCTCGTAGGGAGCCAATCTCTGGCCGAGAGCCAAGAGCCATCATTTGTTGAAATTCTGGAACAATTCGAGGATGGAGAGGCCCAAGCCG AGGGTGGGCGGAATCTTTGGCCAAGGCCGGAACTCAAGAAGTTTGACCCCAAGACCACCTCTATTA CCTTCCAGCAAATAGACGTTGATATGTTTCCTGGTGCAACCGGTTTGGTCTTTGGATTATTTGGCGTTACACCC GAGGGGCATAGTGTATTGGCTCATGTTACGGACTTTTTACCATACTTTTATATAGCCATGCCTCGAGGGTATGACCCAAATGAGGCGCGCGCGTTTATGGATCACTTGAAT GGGCAAACGGCACCGGGGACCGTCTTAAAAATTGAAATAGTTCACAAACGAAGCTTGTGGTCATATCGCTTGAACGCTCGGGCAGAGGATGAAACAAGCCCGTTCCTGAAGATTACACTTTCTGAGGCTCGTAATGTTCCAAAAGTTAGAGATGAGTACATG GGCTTATTCAACGGTCCGATCACAACATACGAAAGTAACATGCCGTTCGAACTTCGCTTTATGGTGGATCGTGAG ATAGTTGGGATGAATTGGGTCGAGGCTCCAGCAGGAGCATATGAATTGCGATCCGACAGTCAAAAGATTTCTACTTGTCAGATAGAACTGAACATAAG GTACGACCTCATTAAATCCTACCCCGCTGATGGGGAATGGTCGAAGGTGGCACCTCTTCGAATTTTGAGCTTTGATATTGAATGTGCCGGTCGAAAGGGTATCTTCCCCGAGGCATCCATTGATCCAGTCATTCAAATAGCCAACATGGTCACAGTGCAAG GCGAATCTTCACCATTTGTCAGGAACGTGTTTACACTAGATGACTGCGCGCATATCGTTGGATCAGACGTCATTTCATTTAAAAATGAGGACGCCATGCTCTTGGCTTGGCGGGCCTTCGTTGAAGAGGTCGATCCCGACGTTGTTATCGGTTACAATATCGCCAACTTCGATCTGCCTTACCTTTTAGATCGTGCTCGAGCCCTTAAAGGAGCTTCTGATGGATTCCCCCACTTGGGACGCATTAAAC ACTATAAAACTACCACCAAGGACACCCACTTTAGCTCCAAGGCATTTGGCCAGAGAGACTCCAAAGAGACCCAGTTAAATGGTCGACTACAACTTGATATGCTGCAGTACATGCAGCGCGAACAAAAACTCCGAAGCTATACCTTGAATGCTGTCTGcgcccattttcttggtgaACAAAAAGAAGACGTGCACCATTCCGTTATTACAGACCTACAAAACGGGAACGCCGAGACAAGGCGACGATTGGCCGTTTACTGTTTAAAG GATGCGTATCTTCCTCAGAGACTTATGGATAAGCTAATGTGTTTCGTGAACTATACGGAAATGGCAAGGGTCACGGGTGTCCCATTCAACTATTTGCTTCAAAAAGGACAACAAATCAAGGTTATTTCTCAACTCTACCGGAAAGCCAATGCCGACGGATATGTTATCCCCAACATGAAGGCAGAAG GGGTCGACGAGCAATACGAAGGTGCCACAGTTATTGAGCCAAAGCGCGGGTACTATGATGTTCCGATAGCCACCCTCGATTTTAGCTCTCTGTACCCGTCTATCATGATGGCACATAACCTTTGCTACACCACCCTGCTTTACAAGGAAACGATTGAACAACACGGGCTCGTCAAGGGAGAAGACTATATACAGACTCCAAACAACG ATTTCTTTGTTACGGCCAAGCGTAGGAAGGGATTGCTACCTACTATTCTGGAAGACCTGATCGCGGCCCGAAAACGCGCTAAAGCCGACCTCAAAAAAGAAACAGACCCTTTCAAACGAGCTGTGTTGGATGGTCGTCAACTTGCATTGAAG ATCAGTGCAAACTCGGTTTATGGGTTTACTGGTGCCACTATTGGACGCCTCCCGTGCTTGGCCATATCTTCAAGTGTTACCGCTTACGGTCGTGAAATGATCGAGCGAACCAAACATGAAGTTGAAACTGAGTACTGTATTAACAACGGGCGGGAACATGACGCAGAAGTAATTTATGGTGATACCGATTCCGTCATGATCAAGTTTGGGACTACGGACCTTGAAAGTACCATGGCACTTG GCGCGGAGGCTGCTGAGCTCATCACGGCCAAGTTTGTCAAACCAATCAAACTCGAATTCGAGAAGGTCTACTTTCCTTACTTGCTCATTAACAAGAAGCGCTATGCTGGCTTGTATTGGACCAACCCGAAAAAGTACGATAAAATGGACGCCAAGGGCATTGAG ACTGTTCGGAGAGACAATTGTCGGCTGGTACAAACGGTCATAGAGACATGTCTGCGCAAGATGTTGATCGACCGTGATGTCAAGGGTGCAGAAGA CTATACCAAGCAAATTATCTCTGATTTACTCCAAAACCGAATCGATATGTCTCAGCTGGTTATCACCAAAGCTCTGGCCAAAGCAG CGGTCGAAGATTATGCTGCCAAACAAGCACACGTAGAACTCGCCGAACGTATGAAAAAACGCGACGCAG GTTCGGCCCCTGCGTTGGGTGATCGTGTCGCATATGTGATAGTGAAGGCTGCAAAAG GTGCCGCGGCATACGAAAAGTCGGAAGACCCTCTCTATGTTTTGGAGAACAACATTCCGATCGATACCAAGTATTATCTCGACAACCAGCTGTCCAAACCTTTGATGCGTATCTTCGAACCCATTAAAGGAGAAAAGGAAGCTGCAACCTTAC TTTCGGGAAGCCATACCCGCACGATCCAAATCGCAACTCCGACAATTGGTGGTCTCATGAAATTCGCGGTAAAGACCGTTACGTGCCTTGGATGTAAAACGGCGTTGAAAACCAGCAATAGCAACA TGGGAGCCGTGTGCAATAACTGTCGTCCCCGATTGATGGAGCTATACTATAAACAGGCATGT TCTCGACAGACATCCGATCTACAAGTGGCGTTCGCTCGTTTATGGACACAGTGTCAACGCTGCCAGGGATCACTGCACCAA GAGGTGCTCTGCACTAGTAAAGATTGTCCGATTTTCTACATGCGGAAGAAGGCACAAAAAGATGTGGAAGAGTCAGTTGCGGTACTTGATAGGTTCACTGATGAGAGTTGGTAA